TTCCCCAATTTTTTTCGGATAACCGAGCAACTCACGCCCAATAATCATGGCTCGATCATCATCCAGTATCATCCACGGGCAAAAGATGCCGGTTTTATTACCGACCTGAATATGTACAAAGAGTCCCGCTTCGTGATATGCCCCTGTATAAACATTTTCAGGGAAATAGGCACAAAACAAATCCGCTCTGGCGGGTTTCGTCAGCTTCATTCCAGCAGGCAGCCAACGTGCCATTCGCTTCTCATTGACTTCAACCACCGCAGTTAAATATTGGGCATTGTGATAAAGCTTATTGCCCCAGTTGGCGAGTGCGATCGGCGTGCGTAAATCTTGAATCAACTGTCTCATGCTTTTAATCTCGAAAACACGTGCTTTAAAATCGGCAATAAAATAATGCGTGGGGTATAACGTCCCCCCAGCGTTTGTGCCTGTGCAATCAACCCTGGAATCACAATTCGACGATTGCAGGCCATGCCTTGAATGGCTTCTTTGGCGACCCGTTCTGCGGTCACCCAAACCAGACTGCCCCCGATTCCATCAATCTTGCTGATCCCTGCCACCGCATTAAAACCAGTGATGGTGGGTCCAGGTGCCAATAAAGTACAGCTCACCCCTGTACCACTCAGCTCACTGTGCAGTGATTCGGCAAAAGAATTGGCAAAGGCTTTGCTTGCTGCATAAGTGGCATTGGCTGGCGTCGGTTGATGGCCAGAGGTAGAACCGACAATCAGGATGGCACCTCGTCTTTTCTGAATCATGTTGGGTAATACCGCTAAGGTCAGATCTTGCACCGCCACCACATTCAACTCGGTCTGTTCACGTTCGCGGTCAGCATCTAAGTCCTGCAATCGGCCAAAGGTGGCAAAGCCTGCGTTATTACATAAAATCGCCACATCCAGTTGCTCGAGTTCCTGACGAAATTGAGTTCTTGCCTCACGATCCGCGAGATCACACGGCCGTAACATCACATCAATTTGATATTTTTGACCTAACTGCAGTGCCAAAGCCTCAAGCTTATCGACTCGTC
This genomic stretch from Acinetobacter sp. C32I harbors:
- a CDS encoding SDR family oxidoreductase encodes the protein MSLALPIKDSPVVITGASSGIGEELAKQFAARGYSLVLVARRVDKLEALALQLGQKYQIDVMLRPCDLADREARTQFRQELEQLDVAILCNNAGFATFGRLQDLDADREREQTELNVVAVQDLTLAVLPNMIQKRRGAILIVGSTSGHQPTPANATYAASKAFANSFAESLHSELSGTGVSCTLLAPGPTITGFNAVAGISKIDGIGGSLVWVTAERVAKEAIQGMACNRRIVIPGLIAQAQTLGGRYTPRIILLPILKHVFSRLKA